The DNA sequence ATCTCAGCTCGATTCTGCGCAACGCCGAGAGGTGAGTTAGAATTGTGCTCTCTTGATTTTGGTTCGGTTTCCGATGGTTGATTTGGTAATTATTGTGGATTTTGGGGTTTTTATAGGAGTCAGGGAAATGACGGAAGCAAGGAGCAGTGGGTTGAAGTCATCTCCTGGGAGCCAAGAGCTTTTGTTTATCACAATTTCTTGGTAAGTTGAATTTGCTCTAATTATAGAGTTGTGACACTGATTGAAGgaaatttccttttttgttatTGTTTCTGATTGCAATGTGCATATATGGAGTGATCAAGTTTCTGATTTCTGAGCCAAAATATCTGCATTGTATATTTTCGGAATATACTGTAATCTGTAACGAGTGCTTAGATGAGATTAGTGCTTCATAAATGACTAGATTTGAGGTAATCGGAAGAAATGGAAAGCTGACCCTGGTTTTGGTAATTTCGGCAGACACAGCACGAATGTGATTATCTAATCAATCTAGCCAAGCCTCATATGGAGAAGTCGACAGTAGTTGACAGTGATACCGGAAAGAGCAAAGATAGCAGGTGTTTGTTACTCGCTGGCTTCTCGTGTGTTATTTCAGCTAAATGtgcttgttcttttttctttccttgcttATTTCAAATCATGTGTGGTACGATTGGTTGACGTCCTGTGTGCAGGGTTCGTACAAGCTCTGGAACATTTTTGGCTAGAGGACGGGATAAGGTTATCAGGAACATTGAGAAAAAAATTGCTAATTTCACCTTTCTACCTGTAGGTAAGCTGTTGATCTCCTGCCCTCTGTATTCATTATTTGTTACAATTTTGACGATTTTGTAGTGTCTATGATGTTTTATACAATTCAGAAGCTGTTTTATTAATCCAAAACCACAATATACAGAACACGGGGAGGGACTTCAAATTCTCCACTATGAAGTCGGACAGAAGTATGAGCCTCACTTTGACTATTTTCAGGATGAATATAACACTAGGAATGGAGGTCAACGTATAGCTACAGTTCTGATGTATCTGTAAGTTTCATACCATAGTTGCGTAAACACTCTTTCCTATGATACAATACATAGAGCCACTTATATTGATCCTGAAATATGTTCCTCCTCCTGTGTGGTACAGCTCAGATGTTGAAGAAGGGGGTGAGACTGTGTTCCCTGCTGCCAAAGGGAATATAAGTTCTGTGCCTTGGTGGGATGAGCTATCCGAATGTGGGAAAAAAGGACTTTCTGTTAAACCTAAGATGGGAGATGCTCTGCTTTTCTGGAGCATGAATCCTGATGCAACTTTAGATCCTTCAAGTTTGCATGGTGAGTGACTACTTATAGTAAGTTTGTTACTAGCTTGGAGAAGCATTAATTTTAGGTGGTGCTGTGTCGGTGAATCCA is a window from the Rosa chinensis cultivar Old Blush chromosome 2, RchiOBHm-V2, whole genome shotgun sequence genome containing:
- the LOC112186047 gene encoding probable prolyl 4-hydroxylase 10 translates to MAVKPRHARVAGRKTTSSSSSSTLVLTLLVMFTFVILILLALGILSVPSGSSGDSPKANDLSSILRNAERSQGNDGSKEQWVEVISWEPRAFVYHNFLTQHECDYLINLAKPHMEKSTVVDSDTGKSKDSRVRTSSGTFLARGRDKVIRNIEKKIANFTFLPVEHGEGLQILHYEVGQKYEPHFDYFQDEYNTRNGGQRIATVLMYLSDVEEGGETVFPAAKGNISSVPWWDELSECGKKGLSVKPKMGDALLFWSMNPDATLDPSSLHGGCPVIRGNKWSSTKWIRVDEYKI